A single region of the Theileria annulata chromosome 4, complete sequence, *** SEQUENCING IN PROGRESS *** genome encodes:
- a CDS encoding uncharacterized protein (SMART pfam:HORMA (PF02301) at aa 11-197, E()=8.20e-05;~GPI-Anchor Signal predicted for TA07970 by DGPI v2.04 with cleavage site probability 0.36720002 near 297) has protein sequence MEVANNNNLISEIECKNVLKNFIKMVVSIICYLRNLFSESVFEDAKIGDLHLKRLTRSIPESSNLIDWIDYGVYDTIIKEYLKALIITIHDTTNVPLESYFLTLNPIAISNQEEKENINKELIKNNTVKSLKELIILIQSLSPLYDNNYIPNFNNHIHYLILIQLNNGYNEVQIDLYTISTINEYSTNYLSKSSSKYNTCTREGSINSPISVDNYESDDMLILELINKSEDLSKNCKYITKSLISTGLGVNVSIARVLIKKLVAIIY, from the exons ATGGAAGTTGCTAACAATAACAATCTTATTAGTGAGATTGAGTGTAAAAATGTTCTGAAAAACTTCATTAAAATGGTAGTCTCGATAATTTGCTACTTGCGAAACCTGTTTTCCGAGAGTGTGTTTGAGGACGCAAAGATAGGCGACCTTCACCTCAAGAGACTAACCAGATCAATTCCAGAGtcatcaaatttaattgaCTGGATCGACTACGGAGTCTATGATACTATAATTAAG GAATACTTAAAAGCACTCATAATTACCATACATGATACAACCAATGTTCCACTTGAATCATATTTCTTGACTCTTAATCCAATCGCAATTTCTAACCAGGAGgaaaaagaaaatataaacaagGAACTTATCAAGAACAACACTGTGAAG AGCttaaaagaattaattatCCTGATACAATCACTTTCTCCACTCTATGACAATA ATTATATACccaattttaataatcatatccattacttaattttaattcagTTAAACAACGGATACAATGAGGTTCAAATTGACTTGTATACAATTTCAACCATCAATGAGTACTCCACAAATTACCTGAGTAAATCAAGCAGTAAATACAATACTTGCACAAGGGAGGGTTCTATAAACAGTCCAATCAGTGTTGATAACTATGAAAGTGATGACATGTTAATCCTTGAGTTGATTAACAAATCTGAGGATCTAAGCAAGAACTGCAAATACATAACCAAGTCCTTAATATCAACTGGGCTTGGTGTAAATGTTTCAATTGCTAGGGTTCTAATTAAGAAGTTAGTAGCaattatttactaa
- a CDS encoding snoRNP (nucleolar) protein, putative (SMART pfam:Gar1 (PF02301) at aa 23-131, E()=5.70e-37) gives MKSKGGYLNKGTFKSGKSNKRDNSGPHYSNEVPSEVIEVGTVSHDCENELVIKCTLVDKVPYFNGRIFLSNKQEVGKIDEILGQVNNFYCSVKLNEGFKAKSFETNSKLYIDPKQSLPMARFTGRPEVKQFSSKKSVKKDKSFKTGRPAVSHNSRGTFRLSRGTSRISRGTIRR, from the exons ATGAAGTCAAAAGGTGGATACCTTAACAAGGGGACCTTCAAATCTGGAAAGTCAAACAAACGTGATAATTCAG GCCCACATTACTCAAATGAAGTCCCATCAGAAGTTATTG AAGTTGGAACTGTCTCACATGACTGTGAAAACGAACTAGTAATTAAATGTACATTAGTTGATAAAGTCCCCTATTTTAATGGTAGAATTTTTTTAAGTAATAAACAGGAAGTCGGAAAGATAGATGAGATTCTAGGACAAGTTAACAACTTC TACTGTTCCGTGAAACTGAATGAAGGTTTTAAAGCAAAATCATTTGAAACCAATTCTAAGCTATATATCGACCCGAAACAGTCTCTACCAATGGCAAGATTTACTGGAAGACCTGAAGTGAAACAATTTTCGTCTAAAAAATCAGTTAAAAAGGATAAATCTTTCAAAACAGGTCGTCCCGCAGTTTCTCATAATTCTAGAGGAACATTTAGACTTTCAAGGGGAACTTCTAGGATTTCCAGAGGAACAATTCGAAGATAA